In Erigeron canadensis isolate Cc75 chromosome 6, C_canadensis_v1, whole genome shotgun sequence, the following are encoded in one genomic region:
- the LOC122604108 gene encoding putative F-box protein At1g47790 has protein sequence MADNIPFEIQIEIVKRLPVKSVAIFRSISKACKSMIDSPLFIANYTNFHQHHRLLIRYEFVNTFPEKEIKYVSIVDNDTFSQHEFDKVCNVPVSFKLLNKLYLVSTSQGLLCFSGISQEDGCDEETAVIWNPKLGKSIAVDVPCIFAALGFGVRPDNFDPMIVMVGNVAHPKPVMLFTLSSRVWRVPCGNLPPKYIYFPKVSPVATDNRCIYWKAFKWHINLVVSFDMVSENFMEINLPHSVAHGTYHDFSVSKIKESLALLEYSDDAEKRVCGVWMMVEDCVSKSFTKLFTVNTPSFETKVLGFSKNDQPIMEKVIAKSGVASSLVVYQPCTRAIENVWIIGRRGSFFVSSYTATLLLLDELDEQSIKIQLQF, from the coding sequence ATGGCAGACAACATTCCTTTTGAAATTCAAATTGAAATCGTCAAAAGACTTCCTGTTAAATCAGTAGCCATATTCAGATCGATATCAAAAGCATGCAAATCAATGATCGACAGCCCTCTCTTTATTGCCAATTACACCAATTTTCATCAGCATCATCGGCTTCTTATAAGGTATGAATTCGTCAATACTTTTCCTGAGAAGGAAATCAAATATGTTTCCATTGTTGACAATGACACTTTCTCCCAGCACGAATTTGACAAAGTTTGTAATGTTCCCGTATCGTTTAAACTACTTAACAAACTATATCTTGTTAGTACGTCTCAAGGGTTGTTATGCTTTTCTGGTATTTCTCAAGAGGATGGCTGTGATGAGGAAACAGCTGTGATTTGGAATCCGAAACTTGGAAAATCCATTGCTGTTGATGTGCCTTGTATATTTGCTGCTTTAGGCTTTGGGGTTCGTCCTGATAATTTTGACCCAATGATTGTAATGGTGGGTAATGTGGCACATCCTAAACCGGTTATGCTGTTTACTTTAAGCTCACGGGTTTGGAGAGTTCCATGTGGTAACCTGCCACCTAAGTACATTTATTTTCCAAAAGTGTCTCCGGTAGCCACAGATAATCGGTGTATTTATTGGAAAGCTTTTAAGTGGCATATTAATCTTGTTGTTTCGTTTGATATGGTGAGTGAAAACTTTATGGAAATAAACCTCCCTCATAGTGTAGCACACGGGACTTATCATGATTTCTCCGTCTCTAAGATAAAGGAGTCTCTTGCTCTACTTGAATACTCTGATGACGCCGAGAAACGAGTTTGTGGTGTATGGATGATGGTGGAGGATTGTGTTTCAAAATCGTTCACAAAGCTATTTACCGTGAACACACCATCATTTGAGACTAAGGTTCTCGGATTTAGTAAGAATGACCAACCCATTATGGAAAAAGTTATAGCTAAATCTGGGGTAGCATCATCACTTGTAGTTTATCAACCATGCACAAGAGCCATCGAGAATGTGTGGATCATTGGCAGGCGTGGTTCATTCTTTGTGAGTTCCTACACGGCAACTTTACTTTTGCTAGATGAGTTGGATGAGCAATCTATAAAGATCCAATTGCAGTTTTAG